From the genome of Phaeodactylum tricornutum CCAP 1055/1 chromosome 13, whole genome shotgun sequence, one region includes:
- a CDS encoding predicted protein → AIPTLIALLSSPSREVYEQAMWILGSIAAGDSPGTTANVDGKSVSARDVILAAGVMNQMLRCLESHPGNLSLQRIASWTLSNLVDGIFQQSHGGKSSVLRRLLRMSDAEVLSYTCWTLSHLCDGPSSHIAAVVTTPYDSGAPPGGLVPRLVDLLMHPSWRVTKPALRTIGNIVCAECSDDALSAGPTTDYTEVILECQAVPRLKELVTHSNREIQKEACWTLSNIAAGTVDQIQAVIDSGAIPPLVELVQNKKTDQEVRSEACWVVLNATSCGGDSQIEVLVDEGCVSVLGVLLTEASMVMMALEGLERVLQV, encoded by the exons GCCATTCCCACTCTCATTGCGCTACTCTCCAGTCCCAGTAGGGAGGTTTACGAACAAGCCATGTGGATACTGGGTAGTATTGCCGCGGGAGATTCACCCGGAACGACCGCCAATGTTGACGGCAAATCCGTCTCGGCCCGGGACGTTATCCTGGCTGCTGGAGTCATGAACCAAATGCTGCGCTGTCTCGAATCACACCCTGGTAATTTGAGTCTCCAGCGGATTGCGTCCTGGACCCTGTCCAATTTGGTGGATGGCATCTTTCAACAATCCCACGGAGGCAAGTCCTCCG TTTTGAGGCGACTATTACGCATGTCGGATGCGGAAGTCTTGTCGTATACTTGTTGGACCCTCTCACACTTGTGCGACGGCCCGTCTTCCCACATTGCTGCCGTTGTGACGACACCTTACGACTCGGGCGCACCGCCCGGTGGCCTCGTTCCTCGGTTAGTCGATCTTCTGATGCACCCTTCTTGGCGGGTCACCAAACCGGCGCTCCGGACGATTGGCAACATTGTTTGCGCCGAATGCAGTGACGACGCGCTCAGTGCGGGACCGACGACGGATTATACCGAAGTCATTCTCGAATGTCAGGCGGTGCCGCGACTAAAGGAACTGGTGACGCATTCCAATCGCGAAATTCAAAAAGAAGCGTGCTGGACCTTGTCCAACATTGCGGCCGGTACCGTCGATCAGATTCAAGCCGTGATCGATTCGGGAGCTATCCCGCCCTTGGTAGAACTGGTTCagaacaaaaagacggatcaaGAAGTCCGTAGCGAAGCCTGTTGGGTGGTTTTGAACGCCACTAGCTGTGGAGGCGATTCTCAGATTGAGGTGCTGGTGGACGAAGGATGCGTGTCGGTTTTAGGCGTGTTGCTGACGGAAGCGAGCATGGTCATGATGGCCCTCGAAGGACTCGAACGCGTACTGCAAGTC
- a CDS encoding predicted protein yields MGDLSLSSTFTTTTTTTWWHSIRTAFGHRPFPAQPRWVTEAAANATRAAAPWGQLWQPDTAPRAVRAGRVRTVEDLDHSSRYDNKDDRTSDLDGSTNDDNNDDTNNDDNSLRLCVRNHLSIPLVWCWMDAQGRPHHFRKLYPMAHADTDTDTVTRDDHVEQTYTGHAFVLATEPSPAHSSDTIPSLDPSTILGAYRPHRRRDHTVHILEVKGWNCCRPGARSHVRHGSHRIHAFVPTDIDNDDDDNNQDDDNPLDVPRSVQLHLHIGRLDPTPLDTVRTNKYVQSTLAGWPVRFQSNWDGGDPTLRARLEQDLTHAVHCLPPHAVRTLRRTTPLWINRDFRYGPAASPVRARGLCFHPYADWLAHNQCHPAKQHGVELYDADEYRKDAALWGTGGVLLHEFCHAYHCLCVPQGYDNAEIQECYRLALEEGLYESVPVHGPQGPHARAYACTNAMEYWAELSTAFLGGVDTDTEYNKWFPFHRKQLRQHDPRAYQLLQRLWKVPCDNDNDNDTDDDRIDNESKTGDVLSSGIPTY; encoded by the exons ATGGGGGATCTCTCCTTGTCATCCacattcacaacaacaacgacgacgacgtggtgGCATTCCATCCGTACGGCATTCGGACACCGTCCGTTCCCTGCCCAACCCCGGTGGGTGACGGAAGCGGCGGCGAACGCTACCCGGGCCGCCGCTCCCTGGGGCCAGCTCTGGCAACCAGACACGGCCCCTCGCGCCGTCCGAGCCGGTCGGGTGCGCACCGTCGAGGACCTCGACCACAGTAGTAGATATGACAACAAGGACGACCGTACTAGTGACCTCGACGGTAGCACaaatgacgacaacaacgacgataccaacaacgacgacaacagtCTGCGACTCTGTGTCCGCAATCATTTGTCCATACCCCTCGTCTGGTGTTGGATGGATGCCCAGGGTCGTCCCCATCACTTTCGGAAACTCTACCCAATGGCACACGCCGACACCGACACCGACACTGTTACCCGGGATGATCACGTCGAACAGACCTACACGGGACACGCCTTTGTCCTCGCCACGGAACCATCCCCCGCCCATTCCTCCGACACCATTCCGTCCCTCGATCCCTCGACCATACTCGGGGCCTATAGACCCCATCGACGACGAGACCACACCGTTCACATATTGGAAGTCAA GGGATGGAACTGTTGTCGACCCGGAGCACGCTCCCACGTCCGACACGGATCCCACCGAATCCACGCCTTTGTACCCACCGATattgacaacgacgacgacgacaacaaccaggacgacgacaaccCACTCGACGTACCCCGGTCTGTACAATTACACTTGCACATCGGCCGTCTCGATCCCACACCACTGGACACGGTCCGTACAAACAAATACGTCCAGAGTACCCTCGCGGGCTGGCCCGTCCGTTTCCAGTCCAATTGGGACGGCGGTGACCCGACCCTCCGGGCCCGTCTCGAACAGGATTTAACACACGCGGTACACTGCCTACCGCCCCACGCCGTGCGAACCCTGCGACGCACCACCCCACTCTGGATCAATCGGGACTTTCGTTACGGACCCGCCGCCTCTCCCGTACGCGCCCGGGGACTCTGTTTCCACCCCTACGCCGACTGGTTGGCCCACAACCAATGCCATCCCGCCAAGCAACACGGTGTCGAGCTCTACGACGCCGACGAATACCGAAAGGATGCGGCCCTATGGGGAACCGGTGGTGTCCTCTTGCACGAATTCTGTCACGCCTACCACTGTCTGTGCGTCCCACAGGGCTACGACAATGCCGAAATTCAGGAATGCTACCGACTGGCCCTGGAAGAGGGACTGTACGAGAGCGTGCCCGTGCACGGCCCGCAGGGACCGCACGCACGGGCCTACGCCTGTACCAATGCCATGGAATACTGGGCCGAATTGTCCACGGCCTTTTTGGGTGGCGTCGACACCGATACGGAATACAACAAGTGGTTTCCGTTCCACCGGAAGCAACTCCGACAGCACGATCCGAGAGCCTACCAATTGTTGCAACGATTATGGAAGGTTCCATGCGATAACGATAACGATAACgataccgacgacgaccgtATCGACAACGAGTCAAAGACTGGAGATGTGCTGTCGAGCGGCATCCCCACGTACTAG